One window of Fusobacterium polymorphum genomic DNA carries:
- the dnaK gene encoding molecular chaperone DnaK → MSKIIGIDLGTTNSCVAIMEGGNVTIIPNSEGARTTPSVVNIKDNGEVVVGEIAKRQAVTNPTSTVSSIKTHMGSDYKVEIFGKKYTPQEISAKILQKLKKDAEAYLGEEVKEAVITVPAYFTDSQRQATKDAGTIAGLDVKRIINEPTAAALAYGLEKKKEEKVLVFDLGGGTFDVSVLEISDGVIEVISTAGNNHLGGDDFDNEVINWLVTEFKKETGIDLSNDKMAYQRLKDAAEKAKKELSTLMETSISLPFITMDATGPKHLEMKLTRAKFNDLTKHLVEATQGPTKTALKDANLDANQIDEILLVGGSTRIPAVQEWVENFFGKKPNKGINPDEVVAAGAAIQGGVLMGDVKDVLLLDVTPLSLGIETLGGVFTKMIEKNTTIPVKKSQVYSTAVDNQPAVTINVLQGERSRAADNHKLGEFNLEGIPAAPRGVPQIEVTFDIDANGIVHVSAKDLGTGKENKVTISGSSNLSKEEIERMTKEAEAHAEEDKKFQELVETRNRADQLISATEKTLKENPDKVSEGDKKNIEEAIEELKKVKDGDDKSAIDSAMEKLSQASHKFAEELYKEAQAQQQAGAGANAGSDKKDEDVAEAEVVD, encoded by the coding sequence ATGAGTAAAATAATAGGAATTGATTTAGGAACAACAAACTCTTGTGTAGCAATAATGGAAGGTGGAAATGTAACAATAATACCAAACTCTGAAGGAGCAAGAACAACTCCATCAGTTGTAAATATTAAAGATAATGGAGAAGTAGTTGTAGGAGAAATAGCAAAAAGACAAGCTGTTACAAATCCTACTTCAACAGTAAGTTCAATCAAAACTCATATGGGTTCTGATTACAAAGTAGAAATTTTTGGAAAGAAATATACTCCACAAGAAATTTCTGCTAAAATATTACAAAAATTGAAAAAAGATGCTGAAGCTTACTTAGGAGAAGAAGTTAAAGAAGCAGTTATCACAGTACCAGCTTACTTTACTGACTCTCAAAGACAAGCTACAAAAGATGCTGGAACAATAGCAGGATTAGATGTAAAAAGAATTATAAATGAACCAACTGCTGCTGCTCTTGCTTATGGACTTGAAAAGAAAAAAGAAGAAAAAGTATTAGTATTTGACCTTGGTGGAGGAACATTTGACGTATCTGTTCTTGAAATATCAGATGGTGTTATAGAAGTTATATCAACAGCAGGAAACAACCACTTAGGTGGAGATGATTTTGATAATGAAGTTATAAATTGGTTAGTTACAGAATTTAAGAAAGAAACTGGAATTGATTTATCAAATGATAAAATGGCTTACCAAAGATTAAAAGATGCAGCTGAAAAAGCTAAAAAAGAATTATCAACATTAATGGAAACTTCAATTTCATTACCATTCATAACTATGGATGCAACAGGACCTAAACACTTGGAAATGAAATTGACAAGAGCAAAATTTAATGATTTAACAAAACATCTTGTTGAAGCAACACAAGGACCTACAAAAACAGCTTTAAAAGATGCAAATCTTGATGCAAATCAAATAGATGAAATCTTACTTGTTGGAGGTTCTACAAGAATACCAGCAGTTCAAGAATGGGTTGAAAATTTCTTTGGAAAGAAACCTAATAAGGGAATAAACCCTGATGAAGTTGTTGCTGCAGGTGCTGCAATACAAGGTGGAGTATTAATGGGAGATGTTAAAGATGTATTACTTCTTGATGTAACTCCATTATCATTAGGAATTGAAACTCTTGGTGGAGTATTTACAAAGATGATAGAAAAGAATACTACTATCCCAGTTAAGAAGTCACAAGTGTATTCAACAGCTGTGGATAACCAACCAGCAGTTACTATAAATGTATTACAAGGTGAAAGATCAAGAGCTGCTGATAACCATAAATTAGGAGAATTTAACCTTGAAGGTATCCCTGCTGCTCCAAGAGGTGTACCTCAAATAGAAGTTACATTTGATATAGATGCTAATGGTATAGTTCATGTATCTGCAAAAGATTTAGGAACAGGAAAAGAAAATAAAGTAACTATCTCTGGTTCAAGTAACCTTTCAAAAGAAGAAATTGAAAGAATGACTAAGGAAGCAGAAGCACATGCGGAAGAAGATAAAAAATTCCAAGAATTAGTTGAAACTAGAAATAGAGCAGACCAATTAATCTCTGCTACTGAAAAAACTTTAAAAGAAAATCCTGATAAAGTGAGTGAAGGAGATAAGAAAAATATAGAAGAAGCTATTGAAGAATTGAAGAAAGTTAAAGATGGTGATGATAAGTCAGCAATAGACTCTGCTATGGAAAAATTATCTCAAGCATCTCATAAATTTGCAGAAGAATTATATAAAGAAGCTCAAGCTCAACAACAAGCTGGTGCAGGAGCTAATGCAGGTTCTGATAAAAAAGATGAAGATGTAGCAGAAGCAGAAGTTGTAGACTAA
- the dnaJ gene encoding molecular chaperone DnaJ — protein MAKRDYYEVLGVDKNASENDIKKAYRKAAMKYHPDKFANATDAEKKDAEEKFKEINEAYQVLSDNEKKQQYDQFGHAAFEQGGAGFGGGFNAGGFDFGDIFGDIFGGGGGFGGFEGFSGFGGSSRRSYVEPGNDLRYNLEITLEEAAKGVEKTIKYKRTGKCEHCHGTGAEDDKMKTCPTCNGQGTIKTQQRTILGVMQSQSVCPDCHGTGKVPEKKCKHCRGTGTAKETVEKKINVPAGIDDGQKLKYAGLGEASQSGGPNGDLYIVIRIKPHDIFIRQGDNLYCEVPISYSTAVLGGEVEVPTLNGKKTVKVPEGTESGKLLKVSGEGIKSLKGYGKGDIIVKFTIETPKKLTDKQKELLQKFEESLNDKNYEQKTSFMKRLKKIFKDIID, from the coding sequence ATGGCAAAAAGAGACTATTATGAAGTCCTTGGAGTAGATAAAAATGCAAGTGAAAATGATATAAAAAAGGCATATAGAAAAGCTGCTATGAAGTATCACCCTGATAAGTTTGCAAATGCAACTGATGCAGAAAAGAAAGATGCAGAAGAAAAGTTTAAAGAAATTAATGAAGCTTATCAAGTCCTTTCAGATAATGAAAAGAAGCAACAATATGACCAATTTGGACATGCTGCATTTGAACAAGGTGGAGCAGGTTTTGGTGGTGGTTTCAATGCAGGAGGCTTTGACTTTGGAGATATTTTTGGAGATATCTTTGGGGGTGGAGGTGGCTTTGGAGGTTTTGAAGGATTTAGTGGATTTGGTGGTTCTTCAAGAAGAAGCTATGTTGAGCCTGGAAATGATTTAAGATATAATCTTGAAATAACTTTGGAAGAAGCAGCAAAAGGCGTAGAAAAAACTATTAAATATAAGAGAACTGGTAAATGTGAACATTGTCATGGAACAGGTGCAGAAGATGATAAAATGAAGACTTGTCCTACTTGTAATGGGCAAGGAACTATCAAAACTCAACAAAGAACTATATTAGGAGTAATGCAATCTCAATCAGTTTGTCCTGACTGCCATGGAACAGGAAAAGTACCTGAAAAGAAATGTAAACATTGTCGTGGAACAGGAACTGCAAAAGAAACTGTTGAAAAGAAAATTAATGTACCAGCTGGTATAGATGATGGGCAAAAATTGAAATATGCAGGTTTAGGTGAAGCTAGTCAAAGTGGTGGACCTAATGGTGATTTATATATAGTTATTAGAATTAAACCTCATGATATTTTTATAAGGCAAGGGGACAATTTATATTGTGAAGTACCTATTTCCTATTCAACAGCCGTTTTAGGTGGAGAAGTAGAAGTTCCAACTTTAAATGGAAAGAAGACTGTAAAAGTACCAGAAGGAACAGAAAGTGGAAAATTACTTAAAGTCAGTGGAGAAGGAATAAAATCTCTTAAAGGTTATGGAAAGGGAGATATAATTGTTAAATTTACAATAGAAACTCCAAAGAAATTAACTGATAAACAAAAAGAATTATTACAAAAATTTGAAGAAAGTTTAAATGATAAAAATTATGAACAAAAAACAAGTTTTATGAAAAGATTAAAAAAAATTTTTAAAGATATAATTGATTGA
- a CDS encoding S66 family peptidase — protein sequence MEKKVIGVYAPANPAHIWFEEKYLFAKKQLENMGFEIVEGNLVKDKRYQGYRTASAKERAEEMMNLVKNKDIDIMMPVIGGFNSGSLLPYLDFDVIEKSKKKFLGYSDITAIQMAILKKTDLKPIYGGSLIPTFGEYEGISPFLKNTLDNLFFKKSYSLEEPEFYSNKLLNAFTDEWKTKKREYKKNEGWKILNEGEIEGEVIIANIDTLVSLLATEYVPNFKDKILILEEMNATIDLEERNLNTLKMSGVFEGVKGLIFGKPEVYNDKNSNLEYIDIIKEVLGKRDYPIIYNFDCGHTIPSLMISQDSLLSLKATNKEGVKVGILKNSFIYD from the coding sequence ATGGAAAAGAAAGTCATAGGTGTATATGCACCAGCAAATCCTGCACATATATGGTTTGAAGAAAAATATTTATTTGCAAAGAAACAACTTGAAAATATGGGTTTTGAAATAGTAGAAGGAAATTTAGTAAAAGATAAAAGATATCAAGGTTACAGAACTGCTTCTGCAAAGGAAAGAGCAGAGGAAATGATGAATCTTGTAAAAAATAAAGACATAGATATTATGATGCCTGTGATAGGAGGCTTTAATTCAGGAAGTTTATTACCCTATTTAGATTTTGATGTAATTGAAAAAAGCAAAAAGAAATTTTTGGGATATAGTGATATAACTGCTATTCAAATGGCAATTTTAAAAAAGACTGATTTAAAACCAATTTATGGAGGAAGTTTAATACCTACTTTTGGAGAGTATGAGGGGATATCTCCATTTTTAAAAAATACTTTGGATAATTTATTCTTTAAAAAATCTTATTCTTTGGAAGAACCTGAATTTTATTCTAATAAATTATTAAATGCTTTTACTGATGAATGGAAAACAAAAAAGAGAGAGTATAAAAAAAATGAAGGTTGGAAAATTTTAAATGAGGGTGAAATTGAAGGGGAAGTTATTATTGCCAATATAGATACCTTAGTGTCACTTCTTGCTACTGAATATGTACCAAATTTTAAGGACAAAATATTAATTTTAGAAGAAATGAATGCTACAATAGATTTGGAAGAAAGAAACTTAAATACCTTAAAAATGAGTGGAGTTTTTGAAGGTGTAAAAGGGCTTATATTTGGAAAACCAGAAGTATACAATGATAAGAACTCAAATCTTGAATATATAGATATTATTAAAGAAGTATTAGGAAAAAGAGATTATCCTATTATTTATAACTTTGATTGTGGGCATACTATCCCAAGTCTTATGATTTCACAAGATAGTTTATTATCTTTAAAAGCAACTAATAAAGAAGGAGTAAAAGTAGGGATATTAAAAAATTCATTTATTTATGATTAA
- a CDS encoding CbiQ family ECF transporter T component, producing the protein MLLKSSLFILLLVNIFTSNLIILSAILVVVLILNLTLNKNLKKHSKQLKVLLFFYLSTFLIQLYYGQQGKVLFKFYNFYITQEGLINFGVSFIRILNLILMSWLINEMKLLTGRFSKYQKIIDTVIDLVPEVFTLFKKKMKAKNFTRYILKDISKRY; encoded by the coding sequence ATGTTATTAAAAAGTAGTTTATTTATATTATTGCTGGTAAATATTTTTACCAGCAATTTGATTATACTTTCTGCAATCTTAGTTGTAGTTCTTATTTTAAATCTTACATTAAATAAAAATTTAAAAAAACATAGTAAACAACTTAAAGTTTTACTATTCTTTTACTTGTCTACTTTTTTAATTCAACTTTATTATGGGCAACAAGGAAAAGTTTTATTTAAGTTTTATAACTTCTATATAACACAAGAAGGACTAATAAATTTTGGAGTTAGTTTTATTAGAATTTTAAATTTAATTTTGATGTCTTGGCTAATAAATGAAATGAAGTTATTAACAGGTAGATTTAGTAAATATCAAAAAATTATTGATACTGTTATAGATTTAGTACCTGAAGTTTTTACTTTATTTAAAAAGAAAATGAAAGCAAAGAATTTTACAAGATATATATTAAAAGATATTAGTAAAAGATATTAA
- a CDS encoding methylated-DNA--[protein]-cysteine S-methyltransferase — protein sequence MKNIKGISFLYNKEIGYLEIIEEKDGISEISFLGNIDIETRKNLYNIFNESPLTKKCSQQLEEYFNGKKKEFNIKLDIKGTEFQKQCWKTLTKVPYGETISYSDEAKMIGNDKAVRAVGSANGKNCIPIIIPCHRIISKDGKLGGYSGGEGGNKGIEIKKYLLELEKKFK from the coding sequence ATGAAAAATATTAAAGGAATTTCATTTTTATATAATAAAGAAATAGGCTATTTAGAGATAATTGAAGAAAAAGATGGTATAAGTGAAATTAGCTTTTTAGGTAATATAGATATTGAAACAAGAAAAAATCTATATAATATTTTTAATGAATCTCCTTTAACAAAAAAATGTAGTCAACAATTAGAAGAATATTTTAATGGAAAGAAAAAAGAATTTAATATTAAATTAGATATTAAAGGAACTGAATTTCAAAAACAATGTTGGAAAACTTTAACAAAAGTACCTTATGGAGAAACTATTTCATATAGTGATGAAGCTAAAATGATAGGAAATGACAAAGCAGTTAGAGCTGTTGGTTCAGCTAATGGTAAAAATTGTATTCCGATAATTATTCCTTGCCATAGAATTATATCAAAAGATGGTAAACTTGGTGGCTATAGTGGTGGTGAAGGTGGAAATAAAGGTATTGAGATAAAAAAATATTTATTAGAGCTTGAAAAAAAGTTCAAATAA
- a CDS encoding radical SAM protein, giving the protein MYKHVFGPVPSRRLGISLGVDLVLSKSCNLNCIFCECGATKKIQLERQRFKDMNEILNEIQSVLKDIKPDYITFSGSGEPTLSLDLGNISKAIKKDLKYKGKICLITNSLLLANEQVTKELKYIDLIVPTLNTLKQDIFEKIVRPDYRTSVDEIKKGFINLNNSNYKGKIWIEIFILENINDSEENFIEIANFLNSENIKYDKIQLNTIDRVGAERDLKAISFDKILKAKRILEENGLHNIEIIKSLNELEENQKIQVNQELLDNMKQKRLYQEEEINKIFKKS; this is encoded by the coding sequence ATGTATAAACATGTGTTTGGACCTGTTCCATCAAGGAGATTAGGTATATCTTTAGGAGTTGATTTAGTACTTAGTAAGAGTTGTAACCTTAATTGTATCTTCTGTGAATGTGGTGCTACTAAAAAAATTCAATTAGAAAGACAGAGATTTAAAGATATGAATGAAATATTAAATGAAATTCAATCTGTCTTAAAAGATATAAAGCCTGACTATATTACATTTTCTGGAAGTGGAGAACCTACTTTAAGTTTAGACTTAGGAAATATATCAAAAGCTATAAAAAAAGATTTAAAATATAAGGGGAAAATTTGCCTTATAACCAATAGTTTACTTTTAGCTAATGAGCAAGTAACAAAAGAATTAAAATACATTGATTTAATTGTCCCAACACTTAATACTTTAAAACAAGATATATTTGAAAAAATTGTTAGACCTGATTATAGGACAAGTGTAGATGAGATAAAGAAAGGGTTTATCAATCTAAATAATTCTAACTACAAAGGTAAAATTTGGATAGAAATTTTTATTTTAGAAAATATTAATGATAGTGAAGAAAATTTTATTGAAATAGCTAATTTTTTGAACTCAGAAAATATTAAATATGATAAAATACAGTTAAATACTATTGATAGAGTTGGAGCAGAAAGAGATTTAAAAGCTATAAGTTTTGATAAAATTTTAAAAGCTAAAAGAATTTTAGAAGAAAATGGATTACATAATATAGAAATAATCAAAAGTTTAAATGAATTAGAAGAAAACCAAAAAATTCAAGTAAATCAAGAGCTTTTAGATAATATGAAGCAAAAAAGATTATATCAAGAAGAAGAAATCAATAAAATTTTTAAAAAAAGTTAA
- the grpE gene encoding nucleotide exchange factor GrpE — translation MKDKDIKEEVLKEEINKEVNEELKNEEVKEETHEHEHKHGGHTCCGKHGHKHNDEEIGKLKAEIEEWKNEYLRKQADFQNFTKRKEKEVDELKKFASEKIITQFLGSLDNLERAIESSIESKDFDSLLKGIEMIVRNLKDIMSAEGVEEIKTEGVYDPVYHHAVGVEANEDFKEDEIVKVLQKGYMMKGKVIRPAMVIVCKK, via the coding sequence ATGAAAGATAAAGATATTAAAGAGGAAGTTCTAAAGGAGGAAATAAACAAAGAAGTTAATGAAGAACTGAAAAATGAAGAAGTAAAAGAAGAAACTCATGAGCATGAACATAAACATGGTGGGCACACTTGTTGTGGTAAGCATGGACATAAACATAATGATGAAGAAATAGGAAAACTAAAAGCTGAAATAGAAGAATGGAAAAATGAATATCTAAGAAAGCAAGCAGATTTTCAAAACTTTACTAAAAGAAAAGAAAAGGAAGTTGATGAACTTAAAAAATTTGCTTCTGAAAAAATTATCACTCAATTTTTGGGAAGCTTAGATAATCTTGAAAGAGCAATTGAATCTTCTATTGAAAGTAAAGATTTTGATTCACTATTAAAAGGAATTGAAATGATAGTGAGAAACTTAAAAGATATTATGTCAGCTGAGGGTGTTGAAGAAATAAAAACAGAGGGCGTATATGACCCTGTATATCATCATGCAGTTGGTGTTGAAGCAAATGAAGATTTTAAAGAAGATGAAATTGTAAAAGTATTGCAAAAGGGCTATATGATGAAAGGTAAAGTCATAAGACCAGCAATGGTTATAGTATGTAAAAAATAA
- the hrcA gene encoding heat-inducible transcriptional repressor HrcA has product MRISEREKLVLNAIVDYYLTVGDTIGSRTLVKKYGIELSSATIRNVMADLEDMGFIEKTHTSSGRIPTDMGYKYYLTELLKVEKITQEEIENISNVYNRRVDELENILKKTSTLLSKLTNYAGIAVEPKPDNKKVSRVELVYIDEYLIMAIIVMDDRRVKTKSIHLPYPITKEEVEKKADELNAKIRNNEIAINDIEKFFTESTDIIYEYDDEDELSKYFINNLPSMLKNENIAGVTDVIEFFNERKDIRELFEKLIEQKAQENSKSNVNVILGDELGIKELEDFSFVYSIYDIGGAQGIIGVMGPKRMAYSKTMGLINHVSREVNKLINSMEKDKNKRV; this is encoded by the coding sequence ATGAGGATTTCTGAAAGAGAAAAACTTGTTCTCAATGCTATTGTAGATTATTATCTTACGGTTGGGGACACAATAGGTTCCAGAACATTGGTAAAAAAATATGGAATAGAACTCTCATCTGCTACAATACGTAATGTTATGGCTGACTTGGAGGATATGGGATTTATTGAAAAAACTCATACTTCATCAGGGCGTATTCCAACAGATATGGGATACAAATATTACCTAACAGAGCTTCTAAAAGTAGAAAAGATAACACAGGAAGAGATAGAAAATATTAGCAATGTGTATAATCGTAGAGTTGATGAATTAGAAAATATTTTGAAAAAAACCTCTACTCTACTTTCAAAGCTAACTAATTATGCAGGTATAGCTGTTGAGCCAAAGCCTGATAATAAAAAAGTTAGCAGGGTGGAGCTCGTTTATATAGATGAATATTTAATTATGGCAATCATTGTTATGGATGATAGAAGAGTTAAGACAAAAAGTATTCACTTACCTTATCCAATTACAAAGGAAGAAGTTGAGAAGAAGGCAGATGAATTAAATGCTAAGATTAGAAACAATGAAATTGCTATAAATGATATAGAGAAGTTTTTTACAGAAAGTACAGATATTATTTATGAATATGATGATGAAGATGAACTTAGCAAGTACTTTATAAATAATCTTCCAAGTATGTTAAAAAATGAAAATATTGCTGGAGTTACAGATGTTATTGAATTTTTCAATGAAAGAAAAGATATAAGGGAATTATTTGAAAAACTTATAGAGCAAAAAGCACAGGAAAATTCAAAATCTAATGTAAATGTAATCCTTGGAGATGAGTTAGGTATAAAAGAATTAGAAGATTTCAGCTTTGTCTATTCCATATATGATATAGGTGGAGCACAAGGAATAATTGGAGTTATGGGACCTAAGAGAATGGCATATTCTAAAACAATGGGACTTATAAACCATGTAAGTAGAGAAGTAAATAAATTAATTAATTCAATGGAAAAAGATAAAAATAAAAGAGTTTAG
- a CDS encoding DUF4298 domain-containing protein, with protein MTQKERIEKMEKILSNSSKLLEELETILDKLEKDSKNYDELVKYYYSNNWAKDKEDFEKDLLPNVESAHVLTEDGIYDMMTSSSGTAIHMLELATKMLKR; from the coding sequence ATGACACAAAAAGAAAGAATAGAAAAAATGGAAAAAATTTTATCCAATTCTTCAAAATTATTAGAAGAGTTAGAAACTATTTTAGATAAATTAGAAAAAGACTCCAAAAATTATGATGAACTTGTAAAATATTATTATAGTAATAATTGGGCAAAAGATAAGGAAGATTTTGAAAAAGATTTACTTCCAAATGTAGAAAGTGCCCATGTTTTAACAGAAGATGGTATCTATGATATGATGACTTCTAGTAGTGGAACTGCTATTCATATGTTAGAACTTGCAACTAAAATGTTAAAAAGATAG
- a CDS encoding flavodoxin, translated as MAKSLIVYYSLGGKTKKVVDILEKLTNADVYEIEMEKPYTKLTACTIGLGHCKIGYEPSIKDSIDLSPYDKIFIGGPTWWFTYAPPINTFIKKYDLTDKIIYPFGTATSNFGGYFEKFNKECKAKEIKKPLKILKSTLNKGLEEAVKLWLNEEYNK; from the coding sequence ATGGCTAAGTCATTGATTGTCTATTATTCATTAGGTGGAAAAACAAAAAAAGTTGTTGATATATTGGAAAAATTGACTAATGCAGATGTATATGAAATAGAGATGGAAAAACCTTATACTAAATTAACAGCTTGCACAATAGGATTAGGACATTGCAAAATTGGATACGAGCCTTCAATAAAAGATAGTATTGATTTATCTCCTTATGATAAAATTTTTATTGGTGGACCAACTTGGTGGTTTACTTATGCACCTCCTATTAATACTTTTATAAAGAAATATGATTTAACTGATAAAATTATTTATCCTTTTGGAACTGCTACAAGTAATTTTGGAGGATATTTTGAAAAATTTAATAAGGAATGTAAGGCTAAGGAAATAAAAAAACCATTAAAAATTTTGAAATCTACACTTAATAAAGGCTTAGAAGAGGCAGTTAAATTATGGTTAAATGAAGAATATAATAAGTAA
- a CDS encoding tetratricopeptide repeat protein, whose translation MDEKFWEKICSLQENGEFEKIIKEIKKLPEDKLDMKLINVLSRAYINLEDFENALNTNLSFIGKAKEDVTNADIWLFSECGWICNEVRDFEQGLKYLLEAEKLGRDDEWLNTEIGQCLGKLDRVEEGLERLKKSLKLIEVEDTENIYKKIFIYSEIGYLYELLENSEEALKYFYIVKDLGRNDNWLHMHLWINLEKTIGKEEALKYFQNEIKINDVNSSLWGSLGQIYMDVFSNYEEAEKAFKNAFKYSLNGQYLYDRSRVLMELKKYKEAIEVLLQSRKISEQEEELTDVEDIELVRCYIALKDRKNAEKYLKFAKEGIDNIHEEYIDEYKGTLAELENLINKL comes from the coding sequence ATGGATGAAAAATTTTGGGAAAAAATTTGTAGTTTGCAAGAAAATGGTGAATTTGAAAAAATTATCAAAGAGATAAAAAAGTTACCAGAAGATAAACTTGATATGAAGTTAATTAATGTATTAAGTAGGGCTTATATAAATTTAGAAGATTTTGAAAATGCTCTTAACACAAATTTATCATTTATAGGAAAAGCAAAAGAAGATGTTACTAATGCAGATATATGGCTTTTTTCAGAATGTGGCTGGATATGTAATGAAGTTAGAGATTTTGAACAAGGTTTAAAATACCTATTGGAAGCTGAAAAATTAGGTAGAGATGATGAATGGCTTAACACTGAAATTGGACAATGTTTAGGAAAACTTGATAGAGTTGAAGAAGGGCTTGAAAGACTTAAAAAATCATTGAAATTAATTGAAGTAGAAGATACAGAAAATATTTATAAAAAGATTTTTATTTATTCTGAGATAGGTTATCTTTATGAGCTTTTAGAAAATTCAGAAGAAGCTTTAAAATATTTTTATATAGTAAAAGATTTAGGAAGAAATGATAATTGGCTACATATGCATCTTTGGATTAATTTAGAAAAAACTATTGGAAAAGAGGAAGCCTTAAAGTATTTTCAAAATGAAATAAAAATTAATGATGTAAATTCTAGTCTTTGGGGGTCATTAGGACAAATATATATGGATGTATTTTCAAATTATGAAGAAGCTGAAAAAGCTTTTAAAAATGCTTTTAAATATAGTTTAAATGGTCAATATTTATATGATAGGTCTAGGGTATTAATGGAGCTTAAAAAATACAAAGAAGCAATAGAAGTTCTTTTACAATCAAGAAAAATCTCTGAACAAGAAGAAGAACTAACAGATGTAGAAGATATAGAACTTGTTCGTTGTTATATAGCACTAAAAGATAGAAAGAATGCTGAAAAGTATTTAAAGTTTGCAAAAGAAGGTATAGATAATATTCATGAAGAATATATAGATGAATACAAAGGTACTTTAGCTGAGTTAGAAAATTTAATAAATAAACTATAA
- the serS gene encoding serine--tRNA ligase translates to MLELKFMRENVEMLKEMLKNRNSNVDMDAFVELDSKRREVLSEVENLKRERNNASAEIANLKKEKKDANHIIEKMGEVSAKIKDLDAELVEIDEKIKDIQLNIPNVYHSSTPIGPDEEHNLEIRKWGVPKKFDFEPKSHWDIGEDLGILDFERGAKLSGSRFVLYRGAAARLERALINFMLDVHTLEEGYTEHITPFMVKPEVCEGTGQLPKFEEDMYKTTDDMYLISTSEITMTNIHRKEILEQSELPKYYTAYSPCFRREAGSYGKDVKGLIRLHQFNKVEMVKITDAESSYDELEKMVNNAETILQRLELPYRVIQLCSGDLGFSAAKTYDLEVWLPSQNKYREISSCSNCEAFQARRMGLKYRVPNGSEFCHTLNGSGLAVGRTLVAIMENYQQEDGSFLVPKVLIPYMGGLDVIKK, encoded by the coding sequence ATGCTAGAATTAAAATTTATGCGTGAAAATGTTGAAATGCTTAAAGAGATGCTAAAAAACAGAAATAGCAATGTTGATATGGATGCTTTTGTTGAATTAGATTCAAAGAGAAGAGAAGTTTTATCCGAAGTTGAAAATTTAAAAAGAGAAAGAAATAATGCTTCAGCAGAAATTGCAAATTTAAAGAAAGAAAAGAAAGATGCTAACCATATAATAGAAAAAATGGGAGAAGTTTCTGCAAAAATAAAAGACTTAGATGCTGAACTTGTTGAAATAGATGAAAAAATTAAAGATATACAATTAAATATACCTAATGTATACCACTCATCAACTCCTATTGGTCCTGATGAAGAACATAACCTTGAAATCAGAAAATGGGGAGTACCTAAGAAATTTGACTTTGAGCCAAAATCACACTGGGATATTGGAGAAGATTTAGGAATATTAGATTTTGAAAGAGGAGCAAAATTAAGTGGTTCAAGATTTGTTCTATACAGAGGAGCAGCTGCAAGATTAGAAAGAGCTTTAATTAACTTTATGCTTGATGTTCATACTTTGGAAGAAGGTTATACTGAACATATAACTCCATTTATGGTTAAGCCAGAAGTTTGTGAAGGAACAGGACAACTTCCAAAATTTGAAGAAGATATGTATAAAACAACTGATGATATGTACTTAATTTCTACTTCTGAAATTACTATGACAAATATCCATAGAAAAGAAATTTTAGAACAATCTGAATTACCTAAATATTACACTGCTTACTCTCCTTGTTTTAGAAGAGAAGCTGGTTCTTATGGAAAAGATGTAAAAGGTTTAATAAGATTACACCAATTTAACAAGGTAGAAATGGTTAAAATAACAGATGCTGAATCTTCTTATGATGAACTTGAAAAAATGGTAAATAATGCTGAAACTATCTTACAAAGATTGGAATTACCATATCGTGTAATTCAACTTTGTTCTGGGGACTTAGGTTTTAGTGCTGCTAAAACTTATGACTTAGAAGTTTGGTTACCATCTCAAAATAAATATAGAGAAATTTCTTCTTGTTCAAACTGTGAAGCATTCCAAGCTAGAAGAATGGGATTAAAATACAGAGTACCTAATGGAAGTGAATTCTGCCACACTTTAAATGGTTCAGGTCTTGCAGTAGGTAGAACATTGGTTGCTATTATGGAAAATTATCAACAAGAAGATGGTTCTTTCTTAGTTCCTAAGGTATTAATTCCTTATATGGGTGGACTAGATGTTATTAAAAAGTAG